From a single Agrobacterium tumefaciens genomic region:
- a CDS encoding ABC transporter permease — protein MNKRVKSISSILGSVILTLFGLMVITFMIGRVMPVDPVIAAVGDNAPEDVIVRVRAEMGLDQPLVVQFFHYVSQVLHGDFGNSILTRNPVWIDIKRVFPATFELATAALILAALIGIPLGVWAAVKQGKLTDQVIRVVCLAGHSVPVFMLALISLLVFYATLGVAPGPGRQDIIYDGMITQITGLMTVDTLLAGDWDAFYDAIAHMVQPVCILAYFSMAYITRMTRAFMIDALKGEYVITARAKGLSAMTVIWGHAFPTVAVQLVTVLALTYAGLLEGAVVTETVFSWPGLGQYLTVSLMNADMNPVVGATLLIGFIYVALNLLADVLYRVMDPRVR, from the coding sequence TTGAACAAGCGCGTTAAAAGCATATCGTCGATACTGGGCAGCGTCATTCTGACGCTGTTCGGTTTGATGGTCATCACCTTCATGATCGGGCGCGTCATGCCCGTCGATCCCGTCATCGCGGCGGTCGGCGACAATGCGCCCGAAGACGTCATCGTGCGGGTGCGGGCCGAAATGGGTCTTGACCAGCCGCTGGTCGTGCAGTTCTTCCATTATGTCTCGCAGGTTCTGCATGGCGATTTCGGCAATTCGATCCTGACCCGCAATCCGGTCTGGATCGATATCAAGCGCGTCTTCCCCGCCACCTTCGAACTTGCCACCGCAGCCCTAATCCTTGCAGCGCTGATCGGCATTCCGCTCGGTGTCTGGGCCGCCGTGAAGCAGGGCAAGCTGACCGACCAGGTCATCCGCGTCGTCTGCCTTGCCGGTCACTCCGTGCCGGTCTTCATGCTGGCGCTGATTTCGCTGCTCGTCTTTTACGCCACGCTTGGCGTTGCACCGGGACCGGGCCGGCAGGACATCATCTATGACGGCATGATCACGCAGATTACCGGCCTGATGACGGTCGACACGCTGCTTGCGGGTGACTGGGACGCCTTTTATGACGCCATTGCCCATATGGTGCAGCCAGTCTGCATTCTCGCCTATTTCAGCATGGCCTATATCACCCGCATGACGCGCGCCTTCATGATCGATGCGCTGAAGGGTGAATATGTCATCACCGCCCGCGCCAAGGGGCTTTCGGCCATGACCGTCATCTGGGGACACGCCTTCCCGACGGTTGCCGTGCAGCTCGTCACGGTTCTCGCACTCACCTATGCCGGGCTTCTCGAAGGTGCCGTGGTGACGGAAACCGTCTTCAGCTGGCCGGGCCTTGGCCAATACCTCACCGTCTCGCTCATGAACGCGGACATGAACCCGGTCGTCGGAGCAACCCTGTTGATCGGCTTCATCTATGTCGCCCT
- a CDS encoding ABC transporter substrate-binding protein, whose protein sequence is MISRRNLLIAGAAVPFLSYARIPAFAATPKDILVVAQQLDNMTSLDPHEGFEAVGGEIISNMYQKLVRANREDSTKVDPVIAKSWEADADSKVFTFVIGDEATFSSGAKVTAEDVAFSLQRAIKMNKSPAFIISQFGFTPENAETTIVAADDKTVKLTTAKPTAISFLLYCLSANIGAIVEKKAVLANASGEDLGNGWLQKNSAGSGDFVLQAWKPSESVALTVNPNGPYKGNIKRIVLRHVTDPSSQLLMLQKGDIDIARDLTSEQLRTVKDDANIELERKSIASLVLISLNQGNENLAKPQVWQAIKWALDYKGMQENLVSLTHEIHQSFEPKGFPGAVNDIPFQRDVEKAKALMAEAGLADGFEISMDHYSAQPYPDLAQAIQANLADIGIKVRLQSAENRQVLTKMRAREHQMALSAWGTDYFDPHSNADVFNINKDNGDDAKSKPFLWRSRFKNDDFAAKAEAARDEKDPAKRVELYEALQREHMENSPFVFMFQTTKTAAFRKGVSGFELGVLSEGNSYHDAKKA, encoded by the coding sequence ATGATTTCAAGACGCAACCTGCTGATTGCCGGCGCTGCCGTTCCGTTCCTGTCCTATGCGCGTATTCCGGCCTTTGCCGCGACGCCCAAGGATATTCTGGTTGTCGCCCAGCAGCTGGACAATATGACGAGCCTTGACCCGCATGAAGGTTTCGAAGCCGTCGGCGGTGAAATCATCTCCAACATGTATCAGAAGCTGGTGCGCGCCAACCGTGAGGATTCCACCAAGGTTGATCCGGTCATCGCGAAATCATGGGAAGCCGATGCGGACAGCAAGGTCTTCACCTTTGTGATCGGTGACGAAGCGACCTTCTCCAGCGGTGCGAAAGTGACCGCGGAAGACGTTGCCTTCTCGCTGCAGCGCGCCATCAAGATGAACAAGAGCCCGGCCTTCATCATCAGCCAGTTCGGCTTCACGCCTGAGAATGCCGAAACGACCATCGTTGCCGCCGACGACAAGACGGTGAAGCTGACGACGGCAAAGCCGACCGCCATCTCCTTCCTGCTTTATTGCCTCTCCGCCAATATCGGCGCGATCGTCGAAAAGAAGGCGGTTCTCGCCAATGCTTCCGGCGAAGACCTCGGCAATGGCTGGCTGCAAAAGAACAGTGCCGGTTCGGGCGATTTCGTTCTGCAGGCCTGGAAGCCGAGCGAAAGCGTAGCGCTCACCGTCAATCCGAACGGTCCTTACAAGGGCAATATCAAGCGCATCGTGCTGCGCCACGTCACCGATCCGTCTTCGCAGCTGCTGATGCTGCAGAAGGGCGATATCGACATCGCCCGCGACCTCACCTCGGAGCAGCTGCGTACCGTCAAGGACGACGCCAATATCGAGCTGGAGCGCAAGTCCATCGCCTCGCTGGTGTTGATCTCGCTCAACCAAGGCAATGAGAACCTTGCCAAGCCGCAGGTCTGGCAGGCGATCAAGTGGGCGCTGGACTATAAGGGCATGCAGGAAAACCTGGTGTCGCTGACGCACGAGATCCACCAGAGCTTCGAGCCGAAGGGTTTCCCCGGCGCCGTTAACGACATTCCGTTCCAGCGAGATGTCGAAAAGGCGAAGGCGCTGATGGCCGAAGCCGGTCTTGCCGACGGTTTCGAGATCAGCATGGATCACTATTCCGCCCAGCCTTACCCGGATCTGGCGCAGGCCATTCAGGCAAACCTTGCCGATATCGGCATCAAGGTGCGCCTGCAGTCGGCCGAGAACCGTCAGGTCCTGACCAAGATGCGCGCCCGCGAACACCAGATGGCGCTGTCCGCATGGGGTACGGATTATTTCGATCCGCATTCCAACGCCGATGTCTTCAACATCAACAAGGATAATGGCGACGACGCCAAGTCCAAGCCCTTCCTGTGGCGTTCGCGTTTCAAGAACGACGATTTCGCCGCCAAGGCGGAAGCCGCCCGTGACGAGAAGGACCCGGCAAAGCGCGTGGAGCTTTACGAAGCCCTGCAGCGCGAGCACATGGAAAACAGCCCCTTCGTGTTCATGTTCCAGACCACGAAGACGGCGGCCTTCCGCAAGGGCGTTTCCGGCTTCGAACTCGGCGTTCTCTCCGAGGGCAATTCCTACCACGATGCGAAGAAAGCGTGA
- a CDS encoding dipeptidase — MTDEKTVPVFDGHNDVLLRLWRSGNASPETLLIEGDTVGHIDLPRARKGGLAGGLCAIYVPSPSMEKDANGDFSTPSEADALKATLAMAGLLFRAEKQSAGALKVCRTAADIRSAMAEGAFASVFHIEGAEAIGADLDALHVLCEAGLRTLGPVWSRPNIFAYGVPFRFPSTPDIGPGLTDAGRRLVKTCNELKIMVDLSHMNEQGFWDIAKISDAPLVASHSNAYAICNHSRNLTDRQLDAIRDTGGLAGINFGVLFLRQDGVKNPNTDLGELVRHVDYIVNRIGIDHVALGSDFDGTTIPAAMKDAGDLQLLVEALRKGGYDDKALAKICHGNWVRVLEKTWGA; from the coding sequence ATGACCGATGAAAAAACCGTCCCCGTCTTCGACGGCCACAACGATGTGCTGCTGCGGTTATGGCGATCGGGCAATGCCTCACCTGAAACGCTGCTCATCGAGGGTGATACTGTTGGCCACATCGACCTGCCACGCGCCAGGAAGGGCGGGCTGGCCGGCGGCCTCTGCGCCATTTACGTGCCGTCGCCGAGCATGGAGAAAGATGCGAACGGCGATTTTTCGACACCGTCAGAAGCCGACGCGCTGAAGGCGACGCTCGCCATGGCCGGCCTGCTGTTCCGCGCCGAGAAACAGTCCGCCGGCGCACTCAAGGTTTGCCGCACTGCCGCCGATATCCGCAGCGCCATGGCAGAGGGTGCTTTTGCCTCGGTTTTCCATATCGAAGGCGCGGAAGCGATCGGCGCTGATCTAGATGCGCTGCACGTGCTCTGCGAGGCGGGCCTTCGCACGCTCGGACCGGTCTGGAGCCGCCCGAACATCTTCGCTTATGGCGTTCCCTTCCGTTTCCCCTCGACGCCGGATATCGGCCCCGGCCTCACCGATGCGGGCAGGCGGCTGGTGAAGACCTGCAACGAGCTGAAGATCATGGTCGACCTGTCGCACATGAATGAGCAGGGTTTCTGGGACATCGCCAAGATTTCCGATGCGCCGCTGGTGGCGTCGCATTCCAACGCCTATGCAATCTGCAACCACAGCCGCAACCTGACGGACCGCCAGCTGGACGCCATCCGCGACACGGGCGGTCTTGCCGGCATCAATTTCGGCGTTTTGTTCCTGCGCCAGGACGGCGTGAAGAACCCCAATACCGATCTTGGCGAACTTGTCCGCCACGTTGACTATATCGTCAACCGCATCGGCATCGATCACGTAGCGCTCGGTTCAGACTTCGACGGCACCACCATTCCCGCCGCCATGAAGGATGCGGGCGATCTGCAATTGTTGGTCGAAGCCCTGCGCAAGGGCGGTTATGACGACAAGGCGCTTGCCAAGATCTGCCACGGCAACTGGGTCCGCGTACTGGAAAAGACCTGGGGTGCGTAA